From one Ctenopharyngodon idella isolate HZGC_01 chromosome 15, HZGC01, whole genome shotgun sequence genomic stretch:
- the LOC127495673 gene encoding protein NLRC3-like, with amino-acid sequence MCHIPVFCWISATVLEKMLCGAESGEIPKTLTQMYTHFLILQINFIREKVYEKKVKDKDMVLRLGKLAFQQLVKGNLIFYQEDLWKCGIIEREASVYSGLCNQIFKEEFGMQGKIYCFIHLSVQEHLAALYVHITFMSSKENAFDFINSDLFLISKFLTTFKVLVLGQTLPRVEFLHEVHQRAVNEALKSKSGHLDLFLRFLLGLSLESNQTLLQSILTKTKCHSHCTEETIKYIKKKIQECPSSEKSFNLFHCLNELGDRSLEEEIQHYMSSGSQRGTKLSPSQWSALAFVLLSSGQGWLDEFGLKKYTGPQNTAN; translated from the coding sequence atgtgccacatcccagtgttctgctggatctcagccaCTGTCCTAGAGAAGATGTTGTGTGGAGCAGAGAGTGGAGAGATTCCCAAGACTCTcactcaaatgtacacacacttcctgatcctTCAGATTAACTTTATACGTGAGAAGGTCTATGAGAAGAAAGTAAAAGATAAAGACATGGTACTCAGACTTGGGAAATTGGCTTTTCAGCAGCTTGTGAAAGGCAATCTGATCTTCTACCAGGAAGATCTGTGGAAATGTGGAATAATTGAGAGAgaagcatcagtgtactcaggaTTGTGCAATCAGATCTTCAAAGAGGAGTTTGGGATGCAGGGGAAAATCTACTGCTTTATCCATCTGAGCGTTCAAGAACATCTTGCAGCTCTATATGTGCACATAACCTTTATGAGCTCaaaagaaaatgcatttgaCTTCATTAATTCTGATCTGTTTCTGATCTCTAAATTTCTGACCACGTTTAAAGTTTTGGTACTAGGTCAAACTTTACCCAGGGTCGAATTCTTACACGAAGTGCATCAGAGAGCTGTGAATGAAGCCCTGAAGAGCAAATCTGGACATTTGGATCTTTTTCTTCGCTTTCTTCTGGGTCTCTCATTGGAATCCAATCAGACTCTCTTGCAAAGCATACTGACAAAGACAAAATGTCACTCTCATTGCACAGAGGAAACAATTAAGTACATCAAGAAGAAAATCCAGGAGTGTCcttcttcagaaaaatcattCAATCTGTTCCACTGTCTGAACGAGTTAGGTGATCGATCACTAGAAGAGGAAATCCAACACTACATGAGCTCTGGAAGTCAAAGGGGCACCAAACTCTCACCTTCACAATGGTCAGCTTTAGCATTTGTATTGCTTTCTTCAGGGCAGGGTTGGTTGGATGAGTTTGGGTTGAAAAAGTACACTGGTCCACAAAATACAGCAAATTAA